The genomic window ACCCTTCGTATTCCCTCCTGCGCAACGGCCCGTTCAAAACCGTGGGCGGCATGGCCAAATGGAACGATCCCCGCAAGGTTGAGGAACATTTTGCCGGTTTCGGTCTCGAGACCATTGTCTCGCACCACAGAATGATCAGTGAAGTTTTCTTTGCGCGGTTCAAGCATTTCGATCTGCCGCCCATCGACGTCGCGTTCATCGACGGCAATCATTCCTTTCGGGATGCCCGGAACGATTTTATAAACGTTCTCAAGCATTCGAAGAAGAACTCCTACGTCTTTCTGCACGACTCCAACATCTATGTGCGCGAGATGATCCGCCACGCCGGCGTCAAACGATGGCTCAACGTGTTGAGGAACAACAAGGAATTATTCGATCTGATCGATTTTCCTTTTGATTCCGGAGTGGCGCTCGTTCGGGTCGCTCAGGACAATGCATGGAAGTACATGGAATGATTGCCGTCCCAGCAATAGCCCTGCTGGCCGTCCTCGCCTTCCTGTACTGGCGGTTCATCTGGTTTTTCAGGAACCCGCCCCGATCCGTCCCCCCCGGTGACAACCTTGTGAGCCCGGCCGACGGAACGGTGGTCTACGTCGAGAAGGTGAAAGAAGGCCGGGAGGTGTTCAGCATCAAACACGGCCTGGTCGCCAGGCTTGCGGACATCACGCGGGAGGATCTCGGCAGGAACAGGATTCTCATCGGCATTTTCATGAGCCCGTTCAACGTGCATTACAATCGGGCCCCCCTGTCGGGAACCGTCGAGAGCATCAGCCGGTACCCATCGAGCGGCGGGAATCTAAACATGCGCGCCATGCACTGGCGCACGCTGTTCCGAATCGCTCCTTACTACCGGGACAGCCGGCACATCATCCAAAACGAACGGACGGTGACCAGGATCGATGGAAAATACAAAGGAGTCACCATCTCCTGCTACGTCGTCCAGATCGCGGGGAGAACGGTCCATTGCATCGAAAGCTATTACCGGGAGGGGATGAGCGTGAAAAAGGGGGATATTTTCGGAATGATTCGAGTAGGCTCCCAGGTGGACGTCGTGGTGCCCTGCCTCGACGGCATGCGGCCGTCCGTCCGGATTGGAGACAAGGTCCGCGCCGGGCGGACGGTCCTCGTGGAATGAAGGAAGTCATGACCCTCCTTCCGATGCCTCGTCCAAAACCTCGAAAACCGCTGTTTCGGACCTCGGGCGTTGGCACTGCCTCACGCCCGTGTCCTCGTACCTCTCACACACTTCATGACCCATCCTCACCGGCCGGGGATCCCGCCTGGACGACCTCTTCGTCCGTGTGCGGAACCGTCGGCACACAGAGTGAATCAAACAACAGGAGCAGATATGACCATGGAAAGCACGGAGTCCGAAACCACGAGGGTTGATCTTCATCTTCACTCCAAATTCTCCATACGGCCGTCTCAATGGGTATTGCAGAAGATCGGCTGTCCCGAGAGCTTTGCCGACCCGGCGGAGCTCTACGGCCTCGCCAGGCGCAAGGGCATGTCGCTGGTCACCATAACCGACCACAACACCATTGCCGGGTGCCTTGAAATCGCCCACCTGCCCGGTACCTTCGTCAGCGAGGAAGTAACCTCCTACTTTCCGGAAGACGGGTGCAAGGTTCACGTGCTCGTTTACGGAATCGACGAACAGAACCACGCGGAGATCCGGAAAGCGAGGGAGAGTGTGTACGATCTCGTCGCGTACCTGAACGGCAAAGGCATTTACCACGTCCTGGCCCATCCGTTGTTTGCACTCAACGACAAGCTGACGAAGGCCCACTTCGAAAAGGCGCTTCTGCTTTTCCGGAATTTCGAGTTGAACGGAAGCAGGAGCCTGACGCAAAATCAATGCCTGCGGCTGATTCTGTCCAGCCTCGAGCCCGGGACGATCGAAGGACTCGTGGAAAAGCACGGCATCGAGCCGCATTTCCCCGATCCGTGGAAGAAGATACTCGTCGGGGGCTCGGACGACCACAGCTCGCTCAACATAGCGAGCACCTACACGGAAGTTCAGGGGACTCACAGTGTCGCAACCTTTCTGCGGGAGCTGCGCGAAAGTCCCCGAGTGGTGGGGGAAGGCTCCGATCCCAAGTCCTTCGCCCGCAACATCTATGCAATCGCCTACCAATTTTACAAGCAGAAGCTCGGACTCGAAAAGTACGCCGACCGCGACGAGCTGCTGCGGGTTCTCGACCGGTTTCTCAAGCCCGGCAAGGTCGAGGAGCCGGGCGTGCTGTCGAGATTGCACGCGTTCTGGAACAGCCGCAGACATCATCGGAGTGGGAACGGAGCGTCGGCCGGCATCCGTGAGCTCCTTCGCCACGAGGCCTTGACGTCTCTTCGAGACAGCCCGGAGTTGCTGCGCGCCGCGGAAAGCGGGGATTCGGAACAGCCGGGCCTCGAGCAGAAATGGTTTGAATTCGTGAACCGAGTTTCCAACAAGGTGCTGTTGCACTCTGCCGACCATCTCCTGGATCATCTGGCCGGAGCCAACGTCTTCAACGTCTTTCACTCGCTCGGTTCGGCCGGTGGGCTGTATACGCTGATGGCTCCTTACTTCCTGGCGTATTCGATGTTCAGCAGGCAGAAGGCGTTCAGTCTCGAGGCGGGCGAATGGTTCGGGAGCAAGGGGCAACTCCGTGCCGAACCCGGCAGGTTGAAGATCGCGCATTTCACCGACACCTTCTATGAAATCAACGGCGTCGCGTCCACCCTGCGGCAGCAAATCAGCATGGCGATCAAGAACGGGAAGGAACTGGTCATCATCACCTGTGACATGAGGGACCAATCCGGACTGCCGGGTGTCCGGAACTTCAGACCGGTCGGATTCCATGAACTGCCCGAATACCCCGAACAGAAGCTCTGTTACCCTCCATTCCTGGAAATGCTGAGCTATTGCTACGAAAATGAATTCACGCACATCCACGCCGCGACTCCCGGCCCCATCGGCCTTGCCGCACTGGCCATCGCCCGCATCCTCGCTCTTCCCATCTACGGCACTTACCATACGGCCCTGCCCCAATACGCTCAGTATTTGACAAACGACCCCGCCATAGAAGAGCTGACTTGGCGCTACACGCTCTGGTACTACGACCAGATGGACGAAATTTTCGTGCCTTCGCGCAGCACCGCGGACGAACTGGCGCAGAAGGGCATCGCCCCGGGAAAAATCCGTGTTTCCGCACGCGGAATCGACACACGGCGATTCCATCCCTCCAAGCGCAGCCGATTCCTCGAGGAACGCTATCGTATCGACGGTCGTGCAGTTCGGCTGCTCTATGTGGGAAGAATCTCCAAGGAAAAAGACCTTCCGGTCCTCGAGGACGCATACCGTTTTCTGGTCAAGACGGCGGGGGCGCGGGTCCATCTTATCCTCACGGGCGACGGGCCCTACTTGGGGGAGATGCGCGAGCGCCTGAAGGACCTGCCCTGCACCTTCACCGGCACCCTGGAAGGCGAGGATCTGGCCACGGTGTACGCGTCCTCCGACCTCTTCGTCTTCCCCAGTAGGACGGATACCTTCGGCAACGTCGTTCTCGAAGCCCAGGCCTCCGGTCTGCCGGTTGTGGTGACGGATTCGGGCGGACCACAGGAGAACCTGCTTCCGGGCAAGACGGGTGTCGTCGTCAGGGGAAACAGTGCGTTGCACCTGTTCGAAACGCTCCGGGACCTCGTCCAGGACCCTCGCCGCCTGAAGGAAATGGGGAAGAATGCCCGGCTCTATGTGGAAGGGCGATCATCCGAGGAAGCGTTCCACGCGGGCTGGCAGATGTATCAAAATCGGCCGAAGGGGACAGAGACCGCCCTGGACCGGGCGATATGAAGGGACGGGGGGCCCGTGCGAAGGCCTTTCGAAGAATGATCGAGACGACGCCGGCGCCCGGGCCCTCCGGGCAACGCTCCGGAGAAGAAGGGATGGCAGCGGCCGAAGCCCGGGCGGTATAGCTTTCCGGCGGGCGCTCTATTCGCAGTGATGCTTGATGTTCACTCCCAGGACCATGAAAATGACGCTCTCGGCGATGTTGGTGGTCTGATCGGCCACCCGCTCGAGGCACCTCGAAACGATGATGGTCTGAACCGAGCGCTCCACCGCCGGGGCCTCCTTTACCATGTGGTCCAGCAGGCTCTTGAGGACCTTCACGTTCAGATCGTCGGCCGTATCGTCCATCTGGCAGACTTCGCGGGCTTCATCCGCGTTCTGCCTGACGAACGAGTCGATGACCGTGCGCAGCATGTCCAGCGCCGTGGTGGCCAACTGCTCCAGGGACGCGTTGGGAGGCAGCGGCGGCCGGCGGCTCATGAACACCCCCCTGCGCGCCACGTTGACGGCCAGGTCCGCGATGCGCTCCAGTTCGACGGCAATCCGCATGCAACCCACGATGAAGCGAAGATCCCGCGCCATGGGCTGCTCCAGGGCGAGCAGGCGAAGGCTGAGCCGGTCCACGTCGACTTCCAGCCGGTTGATCGCGTCGTCGCCGCGGATCACCTCCTCGGCCAGTTCCACATCCCGCTCGAAAAAAGCCTTTGCGGACTTCTCCAATGCCGTTTCGGTCCGCGCGGCCATCTCCAGGATGATCATCCGGAGCCGGTCCAGTTCCTTGAGGAATCGACTTTCCATATCCTTCACTCTCCCGGTGGAATGTATCTCCCGGACCCCGCCGGGTCCGGATGCCGAATGCCGCCGCTCACCCGTTCGGCGAAATCGCGGATATGCCTCGGCCTGTCTTTAAAAAGGTGAAACGGCAATCGATACGCTGCGGGAAATGGGATGGCGAGAAAGAGAGCAATCGTAAGGCGCGGCGAGAAGGAACCGGCGAAGTTTCGGACGACAGGCGGGCGAAGAGATCTCCGCTTCGCCGCCGCCCCCCGGCATGGTCTTCGGCAGACCGGCCCGCCGAAACGGGAACCGATCGTCCCCGCTTCGAAGCCAAACGGGCCTGCAGACCGGTCGACCCGCGGGCCGCAACGCTCCGGAAGCGATCAGCCCCAGGGCAGCATGTTCCCCGTCCTCAGGAAGTGGTTCAACTTAAGTTCGAGCGTCTTCATTTCGGTGGCGTACTGTTCATCGGACAGCGCCTCCACCAGCTTGTTTCCCTCCGGGGTCAGGCCGGTGAGGACCTGTTTCCAGATCGCCCTGGTTGTCCCGGCCCCGCCGTCGTCGAGGCTGATGGAAAACCGCATCGCCCTCGAATCATTGACCCGGATGAACTGAATTTCCGCCGGCGGTTCGTATCGGCTGATCACCCAGATATCAGGACCTTCGCCCGGGAAATTCGTTTCGAAGATGCAATCCAGGTCCGCAAAACCGGAATCCGAGTAAACCATTTTGCATTCCCAACGGTCGATCCACTCGTATTCCTTCGTCGGACAAAGAAGAGGAAACACGGCATCCGGCGGTGCCTCGATGTGCATGGTGTAGCTTCTTACCGTCCGCTTGCCCGCAAATCCTTTCATGGCGTCTCCTATCCGCTTTTTCCCGTGACGGGTCGAGGACAACACGCCGCAGTATAGTATGCCGGTGTATCGAATTCAACAGGTCATGCACCTTCGCGAGGCAACGCGGCACCATGAGCCCACGCAAAACCGGGCACCGGTCGGCGAGACGCAGGGAGGAAAGCGCGTGGCCGGCGCTTCGACCGGTCCGCGACATGCCAGGCCGTCCGCCTCCGGCAGACGCACCATTCTCGATGCGCTCCGCCGATTTGGCCGCTGGATGCGTCGGCCCCGCCGGGGCTCCTCCGGATTCATGAAAAACCAAGGACGTTGGGCAGCCAGAGCACCGTCTGGGGGAAGACGATCAGGAGCAGCAGCCCCGCGAACATGAACAGCAGAAGCCAGACGACCCACGGCACGGTATCCTCCATGCGGGCGCCGGTCAATTTGCAGCTCACCATGAGGTTGACGGCCATGGGTGGAGTGAATTGTCCTATCGCGATGACGTAAGTCATCAGCACGCCGAACCACACCAGGTCCCAGTGGAAGCCCTGAGCGACGGGAACCAGGATGGGACAGAAGATAAGAAAGATGGAAATCCCGTCCAGGAACATCCCCACAATCGTCAGGAACACCATGAGAATCACGATGACGGCGGTCTCGCTGCCTCCCCCAAGATTGACCAGCCACTTCGAAATGGGGTCGACGATGCCGATGGTGCTCGCGGCCCAGGCGAAAACACCGGCCAGGCCGACGACGATCAGGATCACCGCCGACGTTTCGGCGGATTCGATGAGGAGCTCATGGATGTCGCGCAGCGTCAGGGTGCGATAAACGAAGGCGCCGATGACCAACCCGTAGACCACGGCCACCACGGCCGCCTCCGTCGGAGTGAACCATCCCGTCCGCATGCCGCCCAGGATGACGATCGGAGCCATGAGCGCCCAGAAGGCCTCCTTGAGGGACTTCCAGACCTCGGGCCTTGCCTCGTCCGTCTCCCGGCCTCCGAAATCATGGCGAATGCTGAGAAAGAGCGCCGGGATAACGAGCATGACGCAGGCGAGCACTCCCGGCACGACCCCGCCCACGAACAGTGCGGGTACGGTGGCGGAGGGGACCAGCACGCTGTAAATGATGAAAGCCACGGACGGCGGAATGAGGATGTCCGTGGAGCCCGCGGCTGCAGTAACGGAGGCGGCGAATGCCGGAGGGTACCCCTCGCGCATCATGGCGGCGAGCATCACGCCTCCCACCGCGGCCGTGCAGGCCGGCCCGGAACCCGAAATGCCGCCGATGATCATGGCGACAAAGATCGTGATGACCGCAAGCGACCCCCGGCCATGGCCGATGATGGACCTCGCGAAGCGCAGGAGCCTCTCCGCGACGCCCGACCGGTCGAAAATCGCTCCCGCCAGCACGAACATGGGCACCGCCAGGAGCGGGTACTTGGCGATTCCCGTGTACACGTTGGTCGGAACCGCCATGATTCCGAGCTTCGCCTCCGCGATGGCAAAGATCCCCGCAAGCCCCAGTGAAGCGGCGATGGGCACGCTGCAAAACAACAGAAACAGGAAAGCCCCGAAGAGAATGAACGCCGACATCAGCTTTTCTCCCTCCGGAGACGAATGATCACGCCTATGGCGCGCCCGGTGATCGCCGCGGAAAGTATCGGAAGCCACATGGTGTAGACCCATGTGGGAATCCCCAACCCCGGCGACGTCACTTCGAACCGGTATTCATCCCAGGCCATTCGCCCCCCCAGGATCGCCAGAAGCAAGAAGGTGAAAGCCGTCACGGCAGTGGCGCCCATGACGACCGCCCTGCGCTTGCCGGGAGACAGGAAGTCCACGAAGTACGTGATGTTGAGGTGCCCGCTCTTGGCCATCAGGCTGGAGCTCCCCAGCAGGGCCATGGCCACCATGAGGAAGATGGAAAACTCCTCCGTGAAAGCGAACGAGAAGTTGGTCAGGTAGCGCACCACGACGTTCGCGAACGTAATGAACGCCAGGAGCCCCAGGATGATTCCCGCGACGTTTTCTTCAATTTTGAGTGGGATTTTTGTGCGGGGCCGGTTCATGTCCCCGGGAGGGTTGCATTCCATGGTTCTTCTCTCTCTCCGGCATCAGGGGTGGGGAAACAGGAGCGCATCAACGAACGGGAAAGGCGTGCACCGGAGCTTGCGGCGGATGCACGCCTTCGAGCCGATCAGAAAGCGGCCTGAATTCATCCCGTGCAGCAAAATGCACTGCGAAGGGCCCGGAGGAAGAGCGGCGCTCCATCTCTTCTTGCACGCGTCCTTCGTGACAATCACGCGACAACACGACGTCCATGCCCGCCCGGACGCGCGCGCATGGACAACGACGCACGACTACTTGCGGCCCGCTATGGCCGCCTCGGCTTTCTTGACCAATTCCGCACCGATCTGCTTGGCCCATTTGTCGTAAACGTCCCGGGTGGCCTTCCTGAATTCCGCCTTTTCGGCCTCCGTCAGCTTGACCACCGTGACGCCGAGCCCCTCGATCTCCCTGGTCAGGCTCTCGTCGGGGGCCACCAGCCCCTTGCGCGCCAGCTCGATGTTTTCCCTGCCCGCCTGCAGCGCGGCCTCACTCACGGCCTTCCGGTCCTCCGGCGTCCAACTGTTCCACACTTCCTTGTTCACGACGAAAATCAGCGGATCGGCCACGTACCCCCAAAGGGTGAGGTTTTTCTGGTTCGCGGCACTGTGAAGCTTCGCCGCCATGTAAACCGTCAGGGGGTTTTCCTGCCCGTCCACGGCGCCGCTGGAAAGGGCGGGCACCGCATCGGCCCAGCTCATCTGCGTGGGGTTGGCGCCGAGGGCGGTAAACGTTTCCAGGAAGAGCGGCGAGCCGACCACCCTGATCTTCAGGCCCTTGAGGTCCGAAGGCTTGCGGATGGAAACCTTGGAGTTGCTGAGCTCCCGGAATCCGTTCTCACCCCACGCCAGCGGAACCACGTCCTTGCCTTCCAGGATCTTGAACAACTCCTTGCCGACCTCCCCTCCGGTGAGGGCGTCGATGGCCTTGTAGTCCGGCATCAGGAACGGCATGGCAAAGATATTCAGCTGTTGCACCTGGGGCGACCAGTTGATGGTGGAACCGATGGCCAGGTCGATGGCTCCCTGCCGGATGGCGGTGAACTCCTTGGTCTGGTCCCCGCCCACCAGGCTGGTGCCCGGATACAACTTGACGTTGATCCGGCCGTTCGTCTTTTCCTTGATCAGCTCGACCCAGCGCTCGCCGGCCACCCCCCACGGAAAAGGCTTGCCCAGGACCGTGGAAAGCTTGTATTCCGCCTTGTAATCCGCCGCCTGAACCGCCTGGGCAAAGCCGAAGGCCACGATGGCCACGAGAACGAAAAGTACCCCCAACACTCTTTTCATAACTGTCTCCTCCAATCAACGCCGGTTTATGTGAAGTTCGCCTAAGAAAAGGGAATTAAACAATATTGTGATCAGACAACGAAAAACGATATTAGAGGGGTCCGACACTGTCAAGCGTTTTGTGGACGGGGAAATCCGGCGGGGCATTGCTCCTCGCGCGGCAGAGACGCCGCCCGGTCCCGGGCGCTCAACAACTCCCGCATTCCCGGGAGGAGCGGCATTGCGCGAGCGATGCCCGGCGTCTCCCCCTGCCTTCGTCAAGGCTCCGGCTTCTCCCCGGGACTCGCGACCGGCGGCGTTTTCCATCCGTTTGTTTTCCGCCGGCCCGTTTCTTCCCTACGCGCCGCACCGAACCCGCGCCGGGGGGTTCCCCGAACGGGTCGGCTCCAAAGATGCGCGCCGGCCGTTCTTCATGGGCGGAGCGCCCAGGAGAAGCACACAAAAAAAACACACAAAAAAGTTGCCAACGCGGGGAAAAAGATTTATAGGGAGCGGTCGATTTCTCTTAACGATAAAAGGAGCAACATGAAGATTGTCTGCCCGTCATGCAATTACGTCGGAGAGAGCGCGGCCATCGCCAAGGGTTCCCGAAAGCTCGAAATCACCCTCT from Syntrophobacter fumaroxidans MPOB includes these protein-coding regions:
- a CDS encoding TRAP transporter large permease, yielding MSAFILFGAFLFLLFCSVPIAASLGLAGIFAIAEAKLGIMAVPTNVYTGIAKYPLLAVPMFVLAGAIFDRSGVAERLLRFARSIIGHGRGSLAVITIFVAMIIGGISGSGPACTAAVGGVMLAAMMREGYPPAFAASVTAAAGSTDILIPPSVAFIIYSVLVPSATVPALFVGGVVPGVLACVMLVIPALFLSIRHDFGGRETDEARPEVWKSLKEAFWALMAPIVILGGMRTGWFTPTEAAVVAVVYGLVIGAFVYRTLTLRDIHELLIESAETSAVILIVVGLAGVFAWAASTIGIVDPISKWLVNLGGGSETAVIVILMVFLTIVGMFLDGISIFLIFCPILVPVAQGFHWDLVWFGVLMTYVIAIGQFTPPMAVNLMVSCKLTGARMEDTVPWVVWLLLFMFAGLLLLIVFPQTVLWLPNVLGFS
- a CDS encoding DctP family TRAP transporter solute-binding subunit → MKRVLGVLFVLVAIVAFGFAQAVQAADYKAEYKLSTVLGKPFPWGVAGERWVELIKEKTNGRINVKLYPGTSLVGGDQTKEFTAIRQGAIDLAIGSTINWSPQVQQLNIFAMPFLMPDYKAIDALTGGEVGKELFKILEGKDVVPLAWGENGFRELSNSKVSIRKPSDLKGLKIRVVGSPLFLETFTALGANPTQMSWADAVPALSSGAVDGQENPLTVYMAAKLHSAANQKNLTLWGYVADPLIFVVNKEVWNSWTPEDRKAVSEAALQAGRENIELARKGLVAPDESLTREIEGLGVTVVKLTEAEKAEFRKATRDVYDKWAKQIGAELVKKAEAAIAGRK
- a CDS encoding phosphatidylserine decarboxylase, whose product is MIAVPAIALLAVLAFLYWRFIWFFRNPPRSVPPGDNLVSPADGTVVYVEKVKEGREVFSIKHGLVARLADITREDLGRNRILIGIFMSPFNVHYNRAPLSGTVESISRYPSSGGNLNMRAMHWRTLFRIAPYYRDSRHIIQNERTVTRIDGKYKGVTISCYVVQIAGRTVHCIESYYREGMSVKKGDIFGMIRVGSQVDVVVPCLDGMRPSVRIGDKVRAGRTVLVE
- a CDS encoding SRPBCC family protein; protein product: MKGFAGKRTVRSYTMHIEAPPDAVFPLLCPTKEYEWIDRWECKMVYSDSGFADLDCIFETNFPGEGPDIWVISRYEPPAEIQFIRVNDSRAMRFSISLDDGGAGTTRAIWKQVLTGLTPEGNKLVEALSDEQYATEMKTLELKLNHFLRTGNMLPWG
- a CDS encoding class I SAM-dependent methyltransferase, giving the protein MFTLNECMLDNILRNARPFGHHEDAMELNLGFGFIYYGLVRALRPKHIVVIGSGFGFSVVCLGLGLKDNKTGRLSFVDPSYSLLRNGPFKTVGGMAKWNDPRKVEEHFAGFGLETIVSHHRMISEVFFARFKHFDLPPIDVAFIDGNHSFRDARNDFINVLKHSKKNSYVFLHDSNIYVREMIRHAGVKRWLNVLRNNKELFDLIDFPFDSGVALVRVAQDNAWKYME
- a CDS encoding glycosyltransferase, with product MTMESTESETTRVDLHLHSKFSIRPSQWVLQKIGCPESFADPAELYGLARRKGMSLVTITDHNTIAGCLEIAHLPGTFVSEEVTSYFPEDGCKVHVLVYGIDEQNHAEIRKARESVYDLVAYLNGKGIYHVLAHPLFALNDKLTKAHFEKALLLFRNFELNGSRSLTQNQCLRLILSSLEPGTIEGLVEKHGIEPHFPDPWKKILVGGSDDHSSLNIASTYTEVQGTHSVATFLRELRESPRVVGEGSDPKSFARNIYAIAYQFYKQKLGLEKYADRDELLRVLDRFLKPGKVEEPGVLSRLHAFWNSRRHHRSGNGASAGIRELLRHEALTSLRDSPELLRAAESGDSEQPGLEQKWFEFVNRVSNKVLLHSADHLLDHLAGANVFNVFHSLGSAGGLYTLMAPYFLAYSMFSRQKAFSLEAGEWFGSKGQLRAEPGRLKIAHFTDTFYEINGVASTLRQQISMAIKNGKELVIITCDMRDQSGLPGVRNFRPVGFHELPEYPEQKLCYPPFLEMLSYCYENEFTHIHAATPGPIGLAALAIARILALPIYGTYHTALPQYAQYLTNDPAIEELTWRYTLWYYDQMDEIFVPSRSTADELAQKGIAPGKIRVSARGIDTRRFHPSKRSRFLEERYRIDGRAVRLLYVGRISKEKDLPVLEDAYRFLVKTAGARVHLILTGDGPYLGEMRERLKDLPCTFTGTLEGEDLATVYASSDLFVFPSRTDTFGNVVLEAQASGLPVVVTDSGGPQENLLPGKTGVVVRGNSALHLFETLRDLVQDPRRLKEMGKNARLYVEGRSSEEAFHAGWQMYQNRPKGTETALDRAI
- a CDS encoding TRAP transporter small permease, which produces MECNPPGDMNRPRTKIPLKIEENVAGIILGLLAFITFANVVVRYLTNFSFAFTEEFSIFLMVAMALLGSSSLMAKSGHLNITYFVDFLSPGKRRAVVMGATAVTAFTFLLLAILGGRMAWDEYRFEVTSPGLGIPTWVYTMWLPILSAAITGRAIGVIIRLRREKS
- the phoU gene encoding phosphate signaling complex protein PhoU, which encodes MESRFLKELDRLRMIILEMAARTETALEKSAKAFFERDVELAEEVIRGDDAINRLEVDVDRLSLRLLALEQPMARDLRFIVGCMRIAVELERIADLAVNVARRGVFMSRRPPLPPNASLEQLATTALDMLRTVIDSFVRQNADEAREVCQMDDTADDLNVKVLKSLLDHMVKEAPAVERSVQTIIVSRCLERVADQTTNIAESVIFMVLGVNIKHHCE